The nucleotide window aggtcttctcttgcatctctggcccgaTCTTCTTAGAGtttttttatccaatgcccttggaggATAAGATTGCATCACTACTCTACCATGAGTTTTCATCATTTCTTTATGCAATTgttatattacaaaaaatacgAGAACCTTAACCATTGTGGTTTGTTCCCTTTAATTCTTATAAGGTTTGTTCTTTCAAATGGTATTAGGTTGCATATCAGATAAACCTATTAACCAATTTGTCAAAAAAGTTAACCATTTTCACCAATAGTGTTAACCaactaacaaataatattgtattGAGAAGGAATCCAAAAGTTTAGCCCAATCAATGTCTTTTCCATGCTTGAGTTAGGATTtgagaattattattttgtagaaTCCAAAAATAGTTTAGGTTCATTCCATGCATGTTGAAATTGTAGATTTTACTTtgtgtgtgttttatttttgttttggtatgACAAACAAGTGCTTAAATATAATTGTATTGTTTTTAAGTCATACATGTGCCATGTATCGTTAATTTGAAGGTTATGGGTGTAATGCTTAATGTTTCTCAATATTTGAGAGTTGTTAATTGTATTGATTCAAGTGGTTAACGATAGTATATAGGGCTAATACATTTAAAGTCCATATCTTGGTTAATTCTCTTATTGCGAATGGTTATTGATGTCATGATATTATTTTGTAGACTAGTATAGTCACTGGGTTAAATATGTTAACCATGATGGTTAAGATTGTTTTATACATGgttaacaatttatatatgatCCATGATTACTATAatgcataattttattttcattgtcttAATGATGTCACATGATGTGCCCAAAGcattccctttcttttctttattaagAATGTTTTTATGTTCAACTTGTGTTAGTTGTGCTACACTTGTGCTTGATCTAGATTATCAGTGTAAAGTGGGGCCATTAGTAGTATGTTTGTTTCACATCTCAAGATAGTGATGAGCAGAGTCTTATTACTTAAGTGTCTAGTCCCTAGTGATCAATGATCAACAAGttcttaatgttttttatgaatGCTTGGATTTTATCCTCCACATCACACTATTGTTAAGTGTTAACTTGATGAAaaactttcatcttcatttttgtTAAATGCCTAGTTTGTTGGGATGACTAGTTTTAGCTTGGTCTAACAATCTACAAGTCCTCTTAGCTAAGATTATGGGTTTAGcagattatgttttttttttgtcattgggATAATGTTTAGTGAATGGCCACTTAGTTATGTTAGTTTATGATTTTCGATGACCactttatttaattgttgttattatattacaataaaaaagGAAGGTCATGCCCATCAATTTCTATACTTAGTTAGTTTTCGTTTCTCATGAACTAGTTTGGTTTTGATTTGCtgctaaaaaaatactttaaatataaatttatgatattattttttatgtacaatTTGGTATGTATGGGTTGCAATATTGGCTACCGTCAAATCTAATTTTCTGGTATCTTCCTTTATGCAACATAATGTTGTATATATCACCTCTATATGGCCAATCCTTGCaattcttttgttttcatgattATCATGTTCATTATTAAAAATACCTTCCTTTCACAATAAATCACTTGCTgcattaaaattttctataagtggaataaaatcttatttaatgttttacTATATCCATATCTTTTATATTGAGACAATAATACAAACATATACCAAACATGAGCAACAAATTTGGACGAGAGTAGTTTTCTGAGTGaaaatgattaataaataatactacTAGTTGAAGTCACTAATATGAGTACCATAAAATACGATATGTTTCTTCTTGTTTTGTGAGAAGGAAGCAAAAGAAACCAAACCTCCTACAAGGCTACAACACAAGAATCCTTAAGTTTTGTGAGAAGGAACCAAAACAaactaaaaacttaaaaccaagttaCATAATTATAACATCAATTAATACTTGGAAAAAGCAACTTCAGTACAACAACAATACTAAATATTATTCCgttggacaaaaaaaaattgtctttccCAACTCTACATGGTCACATCCCACTTTCTTCAATATAGAGACAAACATAAAGCATTATGCTCTCATAATAGAATTGCTTAGATTGTGTTCAAGATATGTTGATCAAATTTGTCTGGCATTGTTTGAGCAAAGCCTTCATGAATTCTCACCATGATGCTTCATATAGTACTCCTCTGGTCCCATTACCTATATGAAATGATATCCAATTagagagagacaaacaaaagacaaaaaaaacaatataacacAATACCATGTCATGGACCTTTCAGTGGTTCAAGAAGATATGCAAAAGCTAAAAGAgagcaaaaaaatgaaaacggagaaaaataatacaatttttgCTTCATTGGTAGAAGAGTCTTCGTCTATGCACTCAAAAGGTGCAGGAGTTTGgattctgcaaaaaaaaaaaaaaaagacaacaaaGGCATATACAATTCAATCCTactttaccaaaataaaaactcacgtattttaataaaaataccaaaatcaTACATTCCAATTGGGGCATCTCCAGAAACTACTTCCACGATTATCTTCGCTATTGGAAGTTTGCACGAAAACTCTCTATTCACACAAACACTTCTTCCATATGCTAAAGGAAAAGGATTCATTGTTGCAGAAGATCTCGACGCATCAGATTGGCGACCACACAAGATGAAGATGCCATGCCTCAACCATTGCCTACACAAACACAACCCAACAAATAGAGAAGATGATTTTTGCACTCCTTGAGTTACCCCACCAATTTCAAAGCTAAGAAGAAACAAACCCGTAACTAGTTCCTTTTCCCATTCACGTTAgggattttattgaaaaaaataagaataaaaacttACATGTCATTATACACATGTCATTGCCACATGGATTCATAAAACAAAGGTGGTCGTTGCTAACGTGTCTTCTATTTGGCATGTAAGAGAGAAGGTTAGCGAAGTTAATGATATAAGGGtcaaccttaaaaaaatataactagcaCAGGAGAGGGGTTGAAAGCTTGAGAAAAGAACATGGAGAGACGAGTTAAACAGATCGGGCCAGATTGACCTTTGGGCCATGCGTAACCCGTTTTTCTTACTAGTTTACTCAAATGCTCTGTTTCTGACTCCACGCACTTAAACTGTTCGATGAAACTCCCCCGTGAGTTTCTACTCTTTCCTCCTTTTGAAGCTACTAATACTAAAGTTTTGATGACAACACTGTGAACCTCAATGCCCAATGTAAAAATTCACTTGCTGATTTCAAGCAATAGTCATAATGGATAATGCAACATTTCGAAGTTTTCTTCAGGTTCTTCCCCCTGTTGAATTTGCATGCGTCTATGGATCATCTCTTCATCCATCCAACCACGACAAGGTCTTCCTTTGTTTCGTacccataattaattttttttgctgttCCTCTTCTCCATTCAgggtctctttttttttttcttccattcacCCTTTAGTTgttgttttaatatttgttcTCTGTTCTGTGTTTTTGGGTTTCTAGACAACCATGACAGATTATATTCTTGGCGTGTCTGATCCAAAGCAGTGGCATTCTGAGGTACTAATATGTGATGGTGCTTTGTGTATTTGTGTTATAAGTTGCATAGTATTATTTGACCGCCCCCTActgattatttttgtttttcattctatTCTTATTGCTGGCTTCAATCAAGAATCTGAAATTGAACAAGCATCACTATGCGTCATGGATGGTGCACCTTGGTGGCGAGAGCCTGGTACTTGcccaatttttcttttccttttgtttttggtcTCTCATGTTTAGCTTGCGTTTTATTAGATGATGATCATATCTCATACCATATCTTGATGTGACATGTAAGATTACTGGAGTTGCTGATAGAATTGGTGTGGGAGTGCATTTCAACCCTTTTGTTACTTGGAATGGAAAGGTATTGATAGCTTATAACTCACTCGGTGGTGTGGTGTGTGAATAAGACCCTTAATTTAGTTTTAGCAAACTcaccttccagaacattttatTTAGAATGGTGGgatattttttagtttccataacatgttttgttgctGATTTGTTAAATCAAGATTACATTTTTCATGGTTCCTCGTCTCTATAAGCAAATTTATGCAGCTGTTCAAGTATGGGGTTGTACAAATGCATGACTTACTTCAAGATGTACAGTATTGGGAGAAATTCTACTTGTGTGGCCGGTTACAGAAACCAGTATGTTGCCCTCTTTTTCCCTCTTCATGTCTAGAATCATTTGATTCTTGATGTTTCGGGAGCTCTAAGCTAGATTCTTAATTTTCACATAtcaatatcatcaaataatctCTGAATAAAAGaattagatattttatttttggcatCTTtgctaatttatattttctcgTGTTCAACTAGGACCGTTTATTTAGTAAGTACTTTTAAGCTTTGTGATTCACCTCTTATTCACAGACTGCCGTCATGAACTAGCAGTGAAGGTAGATATGCAGAGGAACACTAGTAACATATAGAGGatgacagaaaaaagaaaaaaggaaaacagaAAGGCATTGCAATTACAAAGAAGGGGATGGAGGGGGAGGTGGCTGTGTTggaggaaagagagagaaggtTGAAAAAATAAACCCCTAGTTCTCAGAATCTCAGCATCATTCTGATAGGAAAAATAGtactaataaaagaaattatggaCCATGactagtgttttaaaaaaagcaaaggAGCCTATTCAATTATTGGAAGTTTATATGTGGTAATCCGGTTGTTGGTTAATTTTGCTCCTAAATAGCCATGTAAATCTATCCCCTGTACCTCATATCAAGAAAAGTCCTGTACTGCATACTTGTATGCATACAACATACCAAAGTATACGATAGTTCATGAAACACTTCTCCAGGGCTAGTGTCACATATCTACTTAGTTTGCCTGTCATCAATTTTCCTGATAATTTGAATCCATAATTGAGGCCTATTTCTTTTCCCTATGTTTTTGGATGTGTTTCGTTTAGGTTCATATTGTTGTCGATAATTTAGATGTCAACAGCACCAATTCTGTTAACTTGAGAGCTGCAGTGTCAGCTGCTCTTCTCCTGCTTCCATCAGAATTCACAGAGGTATGCTTCTTTCTTACTAAATTGTttactttgagagttggaacaACTGAAATGATTCAACCACACCCTTGCAGGAAGATCTATATGCCAAAGTATGTAGTCTCTCATACACAGGTGATATACGCATGTTATTTGCTGAGGATAAAAACAAGGTATTCCTTTGTTGCTACTTAAGAGGGATGTGGTATGGaaatgttaatttcttttaaattctgATACATATAAATTCTCCGTGTTTACTTGATTCCCATGTGAGGACCACGTGTCTTCAGAGATTATATGTCAGTTTGGTCACAAATTCTGGCTCATGCTTTAGACATTGCTGCCTTTCTGAATTATGAAATATctctttatagttttttttttcatgtttcttATAGTGAAGATGTGAAACATTGGATATTTGTCATTTCACTGATATGAACCTTCCCATCCTTGATAGTCAGGTTGAATTTTCACTTAATATGATTAGAATATTTTCTGCATATATTCCTTTCTTCCTTGTATTCCTTTTGTTCTCTTAGGGAAGGGCAGACACCTGTTGGaaaattgtttgtgtttgtggcaTATTCTTTGGGAAGGAAGCCTGATTGATCATATATGTGTCCTATTGCCTTATGTTTTTACTGAGGTTCCTTTTTTTCACAATCTGTCCAGGTGAAAAAGATTGTTACTGGGCAGTTTGATCTATTCCACTCAATGTATAAGCCATTTCTTGAAGAATATGAGGCTAAGAAGTTATTGAGACTTTCATCAACTGCCAATAATCAAATACATGCCACTCAGGTCTTTATTATTTGGTATTGATTTTTGGGAGCATTACAATTTA belongs to Glycine soja cultivar W05 chromosome 5, ASM419377v2, whole genome shotgun sequence and includes:
- the LOC114412704 gene encoding uncharacterized protein LOC114412704 isoform X2, whose protein sequence is MQWLRHGIFILCGRQSDASRSSATMNPFPLAYGRSVCVNREFSCKLPIAKIIVEVVSGDAPIGIIQTPAPFECIDEDSSTNEAKIRSTI
- the LOC114412703 gene encoding phosphatidate cytidylyltransferase, mitochondrial-like isoform X2, whose product is MPNVLPPVEFACVYGSSLHPSNHDKTTMTDYILGVSDPKQWHSENLKLNKHHYASWMVHLGGESLITGVADRIGVGVHFNPFVTWNGKLFKYGVVQMHDLLQDVQYWEKFYLCGRLQKPVHIVVDNLDVNSTNSVNLRAAVSAALLLLPSEFTEEDLYAKVCSLSYTGDIRMLFAEDKNKVKKIVTGQFDLFHSMYKPFLEEYEAKKLLRLSSTANNQIHATQDCDLSVACALVSALPPSIRSQISKNGELTETGRVIHDTKVSAREVAANCLQRILRQRVMVSSARQAISGLLAVGGVNATRYLSKKVSKAWRSWR
- the LOC114412704 gene encoding uncharacterized protein LOC114412704 isoform X1, translating into MQWLRHGIFILCGRQSDASRSSATMNPFPLAYGRSVCVNREFSCKLPIAKIIVEVVSGDAPIGIIQTPAPFECIDEDSSTNEAKIVMGPEEYYMKHHGENS
- the LOC114412703 gene encoding phosphatidate cytidylyltransferase, mitochondrial-like isoform X4 — translated: MESKFMQLFKYGVVQMHDLLQDVQYWEKFYLCGRLQKPVHIVVDNLDVNSTNSVNLRAAVSAALLLLPSEFTEEDLYAKVCSLSYTGDIRMLFAEDKNKVKKIVTGQFDLFHSMYKPFLEEYEAKKLLRLSSTANNQIHATQDCDLSVACALVSALPPSIRSQISKNGELTETGRVIHDTKVSAREVAANCLQRILRQRVMVSSARQAISGLLAVGGVNATRYLSKKVSKAWRSWR
- the LOC114412703 gene encoding phosphatidate cytidylyltransferase, mitochondrial-like isoform X3, whose translation is MTDYILGVSDPKQWHSENLKLNKHHYASWMVHLGGESLITGVADRIGVGVHFNPFVTWNGKLFKYGVVQMHDLLQDVQYWEKFYLCGRLQKPVHIVVDNLDVNSTNSVNLRAAVSAALLLLPSEFTEEDLYAKVCSLSYTGDIRMLFAEDKNKVKKIVTGQFDLFHSMYKPFLEEYEAKKLLRLSSTANNQIHATQDCDLSVACALVSALPPSIRSQISKNGELTETGRVIHDTKVSAREVAANCLQRILRQRVMVSSARQAISGLLAVGGVNATRYLSKKVSKAWRSWR
- the LOC114412703 gene encoding phosphatidate cytidylyltransferase, mitochondrial-like isoform X1 is translated as MDNATFRSFLQVLPPVEFACVYGSSLHPSNHDKTTMTDYILGVSDPKQWHSENLKLNKHHYASWMVHLGGESLITGVADRIGVGVHFNPFVTWNGKLFKYGVVQMHDLLQDVQYWEKFYLCGRLQKPVHIVVDNLDVNSTNSVNLRAAVSAALLLLPSEFTEEDLYAKVCSLSYTGDIRMLFAEDKNKVKKIVTGQFDLFHSMYKPFLEEYEAKKLLRLSSTANNQIHATQDCDLSVACALVSALPPSIRSQISKNGELTETGRVIHDTKVSAREVAANCLQRILRQRVMVSSARQAISGLLAVGGVNATRYLSKKVSKAWRSWR